The following proteins come from a genomic window of Malus domestica chromosome 02, GDT2T_hap1:
- the LOC103455941 gene encoding probable protein phosphatase 2C 60, whose translation MLSRLMNFLRACWLPSSDQYGHAGSDAAGRQDGLLWYKDIGQHMNGEFSMAVVQANNLLEDQSQVESGPLSSLESGPYGTFFGIYDGHGGPETSRYINDHLFQHLKRFTSEQQSMSVDVIRKAYQATEEGFLSVVTKQWPMKPQIAAVGSCCLAGVICGGTLYIANVGDSRAVLGRVMKATGEVRAIQLSSEHNVAIESVRREMHSLHPDDSHIVVLKHNVWRVKGLIQVSRSIGDVYLKKPEFNREPLYAKFRLREPFKRPILSSEPSISVHELQPHDQFLILASDGLWEHLTNQEAVDIVQNHPHSGSARRLLKTALQEAAKKREMRYSDLKKIERGVRRHFHDDITVIVLFLDSNLVSKASSTRGPSLSVRGAGVHIPSKTLAPCSTPMDS comes from the exons ATGTTATCAAGGTTGATGAACTTTCTGAGGGCCTGTTGGCTGCCTTCCTCGGACCAGTATGGACACGCAGGTTCGGATGCAGCTGGCAGACAAGACGGGCTACTTTGGTACAAAGACATTGGGCAGCACATGAATGGTGAATTTTCAATGGCTGTTGTGCAGGCCAACAATTTGCTTGAGGATCAAAGCCAGGTTGAGTCTGGTCCCCTGAGCTCGCTCGAGTCTGGCCCGTATGGCACCTTTTTCGGAATATATGACGGTCATGGCGGTCCTGAGACCTCACGTTACATCAATGATCACCTATTCCAGCATCTAAAAA GGTTCACTTCAGAGCAACAGTCCATGTCAGTAGACGTGATACGGAAAGCATATCAAGCAACAGAAGAGGGGTTCCTCTCTGTTGTTACCAAACAATGGCCTATGAAACCCCAAATTGCAGCTGTTGGATCTTGTTGCCTTGCTGGTGTGATTTGTGGTGGCACCCTTTACATTGCCAACGTTGGTGATTCCCGTGCTGTTCTGGGGAGAGTTATGAAGGCTACTGGGGAGGTTCGTGCCATCCAGTTGTCATCAGAGCACAATGTGGCCATAGAATCTGTCAGACGGGAGATGCATTCTTTGCACCCTGATGACTCACATATTGTAGTTTTAAAGCATAATGTATGGCGCGTGAAGGGCTTGATACAG GTTTCTAGATCTATTGGTGATGTATATCTTAAAAAGCCTGAATTTAACAGGGAGCCTTTATATGCCAAGTTTCGCTTGCGCGAACCTTTTAAAAGGCCAATTTTAAGCTCTGAACCATCGATCTCTGTACATGAACTTCAACCGCACGATCAATTTCTCATACTTGCATCTGATGGGCTGTGGGAGCACCTCACCAACCAGGAGGCAGTTGATATTGTTCAAAATCACCCACACAGC GGAAGTGCTCGGAGGCTTCTGAAAACTGCCTTGCAGGAAGCAGctaagaaaagagaaatgagaTATTCAGACTTGAAGAAAATAGAGCGTGGTGTCCGCCGGCATTTCCACGACGACATAACAGTGATAGTCCTATTCCTTGACTCGAACCTTGTGAGCAAAGCCAGCTCAACGAGAGGTCCTTCTTTGTCCGTGAGAGGAGCCGGTGTTCATATACCATCAAAAACTCTTGCCCCATGTTCCACACCCATGGATAGCTGA
- the LOC103426781 gene encoding NEP1-interacting protein-like 1 — protein MDFIAHPSHLSPSYSFSLGNFVERVKDFCNFAVSVVLGNVFSAIFTFFFALVGSTLGAMTGALIGQETESGFVRGAAVGAISGAVFSIEVFESSLVLWQSDESGIGCLLYLIDVIASLLSGRLVRERIGPAMLSAVQSQMGAVESTFDEIPNIFDTGSSKGLPGDSVEKIPKIKITCHNNVDASGEKVSCSVCLQDFQIGETVRSLPHCHHMFHLPCIDKWLLSHGSCPLCRRDL, from the exons ATGGATTTTATTGCGCACCCATCTCATTTGTCTCCTTCCTATTCGTTTTCGTTGGGGAATTTCGTCGAACGGGTCAAGGATTTCTGCAACTTCGCCGTCTCTGTGGTTCTCGGGAACGTTTTCTCTGCgatcttcaccttcttctttgcatTAG TGGGCAGCACGTTAGGAGCAATGACTGGAGCTTTGATAGGGCAAGAAACTGAGAGTGGATTTGTGAGAGGAGCTGCAGTTGGAGCAATATCAGGAGCTGTTTTTTCAATTGAAGTGTTTGAATCTTCCCTTGTTCTTTGGCAATCAGATGAATCAGGAATTGGGTGTCTTCTGTATTTG ATTGATGTCATTGCTAGTCTCCTAAGCGGTAGATTAGTCCGCGAGCGGATTGGCCCAGCCATGTTAAGTGCAGTGCAAAGTCAG ATGGGTGCTGTGGAATCAACCTTTGATGAGATCCCCAACATCTTCGACACCGGCAGCTCCAAAGGGTTGCCCGGAGACTCAGTTGAAAAGATCCCGAAGATCAAAATTACCTGCCACAACAATGTGGATGCTTCGGGGGAGAAAGTCTCCTGTTCAGTTTGTCTTCAG GATTTTCAGATTGGAGAGACAGTAAGAAGCTTGCCACACTGCCATCACATGTTTCACCTGCCTTGTATAGATAAGTGGCTCCTAAGCCATGGCTCATGCCCTCTCTGCAGAAGGGATCTGTGA
- the LOC108169887 gene encoding probable serine/threonine-protein kinase PBL11, with translation MEMRRQLAVASPPSRSFVHAHHIHMLGGFVVGILSVLIVALLYYLIKKKLLPTLRQRQLLHEHGQKGNLKEEKITLRRFQLDELVKATNNFSGECLLGSGGFANVYKGTFDDAGTVAVKRAHADSFQSVEEFRNEVRLLSKVKHRNLVGLVGYCEGSSGAKGGKVLIYEYVPNGSLLDYFMGRKWRSLTWRQRVNIAIGAAKGIAHLHEGVNPSIIHRDIKPSNILIGDGFEAKVSDFGLVRSGPTGDQSHVSSQIKGTPGYLDPAYCSSFHLTPFSDVYSFGVILLQLISSRPAVDSTGHRPKQHIIDWARPSLEQGRVEQILDANLLTEPCNTEMMLKMGKLGLRCVVKVPKNRPTMSQVLKELEEALDSADNFISKQPSGGSRRSTGTFHLPSELGHRRSMDYDQSQNSVSIDGIGLQRFHVDVDSLSFQSTSLRCLELNDSSIDIDIENWEDIHEESIREKELNM, from the exons ATGGAAATGCGACGCCAGTTGGCGGTGGCTTCACCACCATCTCGAAGTTTTGTTCATGCTCATCACATACACATGTTGGGAGGCTTTGTTGTTGGCATTCTGTCAGTTTTGATAGTGGCCTTGTTATACTACTTGATCAAGAAGAAGCTCCTACCAACTCTCAGGCAAAGACAATTACTACATGAGCATGGACAGAAAG GAAAtttgaaagaagagaaaataacGTTGAGGCGCTTCCAGTTGGATGAACTAGTGAAGGCTACTAATAATTTCAGCGGTGAGTGCTTGTTGGGTTCCGGTGGTTTTGCAAATGTCTACAAGGGGACCTTTGATGATGCAGGAACCGTAGCCGTTAAGCGAGCCCACGCCGATTCATTTCAGAGTGTCGAAGAATTCAGAAACG AAGTGAGGCTACTTTCTAAGGTCAAGCACAGAAACCTTGTAGGTTTGGTTGGATATTGTGAAGGATCATCTG GAGCAAAAGGAGGAAAAGTATTGATCTATGAATATGTACCAAATGGTTCTCTCCTTGATTACTTTATGG GAAGAAAATGGAGGAGCTTAACTTGGAGGCAAAGAGTCAACATAGCCATTGGAGCAGCAAAAG GCATTGCTCATTTGCATGAAGGAGTAAACCCGAGCATAATCCACCGTGATATAAAGCCGAGTAACATCTTGATAGGAGATGGATTTGAAGCCAAGGTTTCAGATTTTGGACTTGTTAGGTCAGGGCCTACTGGGGATCAATCACATGTCAGCAGCCAAATCAAAGGAACTCCAGGATACCTAGACCCTGCCTATTGTTCAAGTTTCCATTTGACACCGTTTAGCGATGTCTATAGCTTTGGTGTGATACTTCTGCAGCTTATTTCTTCCCGGCCTGCGGTTGATTCAACAGGCCACCGCCCTAAGCAGCATATAATTGACTGG GCAAGACCAAGCTTAGAGCAAGGCCGCGTTGagcagattttagatgcaaatctTTTAACAGAGCCATGTAACACTGAGATGATGCTAAAGATGGGGAAACTTGGCCTAAGATGTGTTGTGAAAGTGCCCAAAAACCGCCCTACCATGTCGCAAGTGTTGAAAGAACTCGAAGAGGCCCTCGACTCTGCAGACAACTTCATTAGCAAACAGCCTTCTGGGGGATCTCGAAGATCAACTGGCACGTTCCACCTACCATCAGAGCTAGGGCATAGAAGATCGATGGACTACGACCAGTCTCAAAACTCAGTGAGCATAGATGGCATTGGACTCCAGAGGTTTCATGTCGACGTAGATAGCCTCTCCTTTCAGAGCACGAGCTTAAGGTGTTTGGAGTTGAACGATAGCAGCATCGATATTGACATCGAAAATTGGGAAGATATACATGAGGAGTCTATTAGAGAAAAAGAACTGAACATGTAA
- the LOC114822782 gene encoding protein ALTERED PHOSPHATE STARVATION RESPONSE 1-like — protein sequence MTVSHSASSRFSSKILLRSSSRTSSTCTYFNSGLDDHGKTLLGGHSSTLTSLYDAEKKLYEEVKIVEKTKKRCVRLQKQRGEGDVLKKKDRIGVKISYLESKISNSYTDIKYNSKKIQKLRDELQAQVVKLFQGLMRNWQMMSEAHEMQKRIMSHVKCLNSPSVGMSCNDLHQLATSKLEDELQKWCSCFASYVSSQKAYVKALHGGIFKFAGAENGSGSPDKSSLFKTWLDCLHSLPDEAVTCAMKDFGKDVRALVDRQKKEHRLKKEIDEELNDLNKRDRPETEMTEQLRKKLDTKKAKTCIAVSRFQTGFSTVFESLAEYSNNAMTMYDNLIACSGDANEADNESINSS from the exons ATGACGGTGAGCCACTCCGCCTCATCTAGATTCTCCTCCAAAATTCTCTTGAGATCTAGCTCTAGAACTTCTTCGACATGCACTTATTTCAATAGTGGCCTTGATGACCATGGAAAGACGTTGCTTGGGGGCCATTCGTCAACACTTACGAGCCTATACGATGCGGAGAAGAAGCTCTATGAGGAGGTGAAG ATAGTGGaaaaaaccaagaaaagatgcgTCCGACTGCAAAAGCAACGAGGAGAAGGAGATGTACTCAAGAAAAAGGACAGGATTGGAGTTAAAATATCGTACTTGGAAAGCAAAATTTCAAATTCCTATACAGATATCAAATATAACTCCAAGAAAATTCAAAAGCTGAGAGATGAGTTGCAGGCACAAGTTGTTAAGTTGTTTCAAGG CCTAATGAGAAATTGGCAGATGATGTCGGAAGCTCATGAGATGCAAAAGAGAATCATGTCTCATGTGAAATGTCTCAACTCTCCATCTGTTGGAATGTCATGCAATGACTTACACCAACTTGCCACCTCTAAGCTTGAAGATGAACTTCAAAAGTGGTGCTCTTGCTTTGCTTCGTATGTCTCTTCGCAGAAGGCGTACGTTAAAGCTCTTCATGGTGGGATATTCAAGTTTGCTGGCGCTGAAAATGGATCTGGCTCTCCCGACAAGTCTTCGCTATTTAAGACTTGGTTAGATTGCCTGCATAGCCTTCCAGATGAAGCAGTCACTTGTGCCATGAAAGACTTTGGGAAGGATGTCCGAGCACTGGTGGATCGACAAAAAAAGGAGCATCGACTGAAGAAAGAGATTGATGAAGAGTTGAATGACCTGAATAAGCGCGACAGGCCTGAGACTGAGATGACGGAGCAGTTGAGGAAGAAGCTAGATACTAAGAAGGCGAAAACTTGTATTGCTGTGAGTAGATTTCAGACGGGGTTTTCTACAGTTTTCGAATCCTTGGCTGAGTATTCAAACAATGCAATGACAATGTATGATAACCTTATAGCATGCAGTGGAGATGCAAACGAAGCTGACAACGAAAGCATCAACTCATCATAA